In Betta splendens chromosome 1, fBetSpl5.4, whole genome shotgun sequence, the genomic stretch TTGGTGAAGAGTCGGTCCACGTCCACCACCTGAGGAGGCGTCAACGAGCGGCGTGGGTCATTTTCATACGACGCGGGTCCAAATGAACAGCGCCAGCGCCTTCTCGGCCCGTGAGGGGCTTTGCTGGACTCACCTGCGCGGCCCGCAGGGGCTGCACCACCTCTCGGATGCAGAGCTCCAGGTCGGTGAGGTAGTCCTGCTCCGTCTGCACCAGCTCctggatgacctttgacctgcgcGTCATCTTCCTCAGCCGGATCTCCTCCGGGTCCAGCGCCGGCGACGGCGGCGTGGACCGCTCATGGGGCGACATCTTCTCTAATATTGTAAAAAGACAAGGTTGATGCTGCACGATCAACACGCATTTGTTCAAGGTCATGGAAAACTAGCGGCGGCGACGGCGTGAGTGAAAGTGAAATTCAGGCGACACACATTTCGCCAACATTTTAATTCCTCTGTGACACGCGCGCGTGCCTGCGCTCGGCGGCTGGTAAACACCTCGGCCCCGTGGGCTGCGCACGTCTCTTCCAGCAcatccagcctcagcctcagccgcCCGCCACCGGTATTTCACGGTGATCTAATTATTCTGACTGAAACGCCGAAAGGCTTCACTTAACATGCCAGTCAGGCTCGCTGCTGCCGTTTTATTGCTCGGCTGCCTAATCGGTCCGCGGCGCCTCGGAGCTTTGCATGGCAGGCAGGTATGTGTGTTCGGGGGAAGAGGGATGCTTCCTTGCTGCCTAATCGATGCCACACACCGCTTCCTcctgtggggggaggggggggggggcgaggtgGAGACAGCAGGCTGCGAGGTCCGTGTCAGATTACGGAACTAATTGTGCCGCTGATGTAATGCTACGGGCCGCTCAGACATTCCATCTGCTCCGGctgggagcacacacacacacacacacacacacacacacacacacacacacacacacacacacacacacacacacacagctgtgcctACGGCAGCATTTACGCTTGAACATTATAGCTATTAGCAATTTGTCAGATGATTCGTTCGCTGACACTTTGCAGAAAACGTGTAAATAAGTCGCAATGTGACAGAAGCCCGTTTGGCAGGTGAAGCTTCTGTTTCCTTATCAATCATTTTCAAGGTGTCTCTCCAGGAAACCTTCTGTGTGCGAGATGCAGATGCAGGTCACTGCAGTGTTTCTGAACGCTCACAGCTCCTCCAGGCTGGGAAACCTGTGGCCTTGAACTAACCTGCAAACTGACCTTGAAGAGTCCTGACTCCGGTCAGTGTGTGATTTAAAACTGAACCCTACTTCGGCACACCAGGTCTGTGCAGCAGACGTCGCCCCGCACAGATTCATCTTCCTGACAGCATTGTGCTCGTCGGGTTATGCTTTCCGGCAGAGGAGTTCCCATGAAAGTGGATACAGGACTTTTCAGCGTTCAGCCCATTGaaagtgatccagcagaacagaaacacaaggcCTCGCGTATCATGTGTCGCCACCGACTTAAAGGACCCGTTAGACCGGGGCCACGCGGCAAAGTGCACAACGGGATTTCATCAGTGACAATCCAGACAATACACTTTGGATAAAGTGTGTTGAATTTGAATAAATCCTGAAGATGGCGACTGTATGGAAAGGTTTGGCGAAAGCTTTTATCCTTCCCTGAAGGGAAAGTATGACACCTATTCATGTGCTTCTATTTGTCACGTCAAAGATTTTGCATAAAAGCATCAAGAGGACGAACACACAATAAAAGCGAGAAGCTGGTGTGCGTCGGTCATTATGTCGCTCATTCCTCCTCTCATGAGCCACATGCTGGTAAATCATTGTCAGGACCATCACCTttagttactgtaaataattaGACGTATGATGTCATGTTGCTATGGCTCTGCTGCCCGACTAACCTGTCTGACGGGCAGATATCAGGCAGCAGCTCACATGTTTCCTCTTTCACTGAAGTCATCGTTTTGTCAATATTTGCAATGGTAATACCACCGCACATACGCAGCACACGCAGCCCGTCAGGTGTGCGGCTAAAGTCGACCAGGGCAGCCGATAGGTGGCTGAACACACGGCGGAGGCACGCTGGCGGGGGCGTCCCGCATCGGGGGCGTCCCGCATCGTGGGCGCGGCTGGACCCTGCGAGCGCCGGGCTGACAGGGCGCCGCCGGTGAGCCCGGCGCGTGACGGCTCCCACGGAGCCGGTGGCACCAGAAGGCTCGCATGCCTGGGGCGCCGCTTCACAGTCATTTTGCCTGAAGTGCAGCATTCCCCATCGCTGAGTGAACTCTCAGGACAGGTGAggccagtttctctgtgtcagcAGCTGATGAGGTAGCATCAGCTGCCTTCACCGTCCTGCTCCCTTTAACGTGCACGATGACAGATACGTACGGCGCTTTAGCACAATGCATACACCCGACACGTCACTGGAGCCTTGTTTACAAGCTGCGACTCTTGGAAAGCCACTCCTCTGTGCATGAGTTTAGAGCACAGTTTGCATATGTGGCTTCATCCCTCTGGGAGTATCACCTGCTCTGCACATAGTAACACAACAGGTGCCCAGTGCTCAAcagtggagcgtgtgtgtgtgtgtgtgtgtgagacaggccACCTCTACTAGATGTGTTACCCATATGTTATTACCAGCTAGACAAAGTCAGGAGTGTTTAGCCCAGCGGCTCGTGGGTGCAGGTTGTTGCCTGAAGGGCTCAGCGGCTGTCGTACCTTTGAGTTTAGCGCTGTACTCCGTCTTGTCCGACTGACTCCTCCTCACCAGCGTCCCCAGGTTGATGTCACCTTTGGCCATGTCATCGGTCACGATGgtgtccgtcctcctcctctccaggtAGCGCAGGAACACGGGCCGGTTCCTCCTCTTGATCGTCctgtctttctccttctccttctccgcCCCGCCGGCCTCCTTGGGATCCATGGTTCGGCCGTCAGCCCTCCGTCAAGGGGAAAAGAAGGGGAAGAGAAGcgggacaggaagagagagagagggagagagagggagcctgGGAAGTGCAACAGGTGCAGTGTTGGCCGTGCCCTGGCTGCTGTGCACAGGTAACGTAGCTCCTCCCTGTGTTGGTCTGTAATGAGAGCTGCGCTGCCACACCTCCCCACAGGGCGCTTCTTTCCTTCACACCATTACCTCAAGCAAGGGAAAGTCACTTTTCCCCTAAAGGTTTATCAGCACAGAATTGAGCCCTAATCAGACTTATTTGACCTGTCGGCGCGACTCAACATCCTCGGAACACAGCGTCGCAGAGACTCACGGTGACACTCACTGAGCCAGACGACAAGGAAGCCTTTATGTAAATCACCCAGGCGCTGTAAAATGTcctgcaacacaacaaacacagtcacgCAGAAAGACGTGGAACAGCAAAGTGCTCAACAAACTTGAATGTGAGAGttgagagagaaaaaaatgatgaatgaCTCAAGAGAAATCAAATGTGTCCTTTTCTCCTGGTTCTTTTGGTTGTAGCCTATAAATTAATGCCCATATGAGGCCGAATCTGGTTAAACTGGTAATTCGTCTGCCACGATGATTTCTGGTCATAGCAACCAGAGACCTGCACGTTCTCAGCGGAACAATGACTGGATTCTTCCCACTGTAGCGCAGGTAATAAAGGCTGCCATTGTTTGCCCTGTTAAACATTCATTTGTCTCCTCTGTTACAATACTTTGTGCACGATAAGCCCAAAATCACTCACTCTACAAATATGCAAGCGAGCAAATATTTTATCTCCTGCACGATGCCTGTGTGACAGAAGTATTTGTTCTCTTGTGAATTGATTCTTAAAGTAAGTAAAAAACACTTAACCGAGCTTGTTTGACGAGACAAAATAACAGAGGGAATTTTTTTCTCAGTGACTAAGGTGAATATGTGCAGATCAGAGAATAGGAAGAGAGAAACTAAAAGCACACCTGTCTTTTACAGCCGTgcactgttcctgctgcagctgtggcagcagctttCACTCTCAATTTAGCTCCGTCCAGACTTCAGGACAGCGCAGACCTCAGAGCTGATGGTCCACGATCCTCccacagcctcacctgctggttTCAGCACGTTGTCTTATCCACCAGCAGCGTTGGAGTAACATTTGGAACATTGTCTTGCACAGCAAAGCGTTAAAATGCtcagaataaaaacaggacGTAACCGTATCCCCGGGAGGTCACGTTTTAGATTTTAGTAAACAAGCTTTTATTGGCTGCCGatgtgtgtcatttgtttgaaCACAGTTTTTCACAGCAGTAAAACCACAGATCAAGGCCGCTGAGTGTTTGTATATGGCACAATAGACACACATGGACTTTGATCTTATGATGTATTGTAAAGAAACCCACCAAGTCAATTAACATGAGCTCAGCACAACATGAGAACATTAGCTGAAGGCGACAACCTTTGTAGCCTCTGTTTTCAATAGTAGAAGCATCAATGTACAGTGGGACATTAACATACAGCTGTGTCAAATGCAGCCTGTTTGATTTAGGAGCATCAATTCTATACATTGCGTCTataggtttttttttgtcattacaACAACCAGGCATGCAGGTagtataaaacaaaataaactaaTGGTACAGAGCAAGAGAAagtgaattaattaaaattacgGCTGAGGTTTGATTGGGAAAGAAGATGTATGACATGTGCACAAGGAGGAACAGctacagcaggtggcagcaaaGCAAAGCTACTACTGTGCACAGGCCTGCTTGTACAACAATCGTCAAGTTTGCGTTACTGACTTCCAGCTGTAGGATGTTCTTAACAAAGTAAAAGCTGTTACTAAACTGAATAGCAATGAAACGGTTCCTCCATCAAATACCGGTTATATGTTTGAGTTATTGCCTTTTGgaacatttttaaatgacttAAACCCGAGTTTATCAGCCTGGTTGAACACAACTCAAAAATTCCCAGATGCATTTCACGTTACAGCTGGACTACACCTCACGCGgcgcatttatttatttatttatttatttagcgcAGCCGCTTAAAAACCCTCCGTTTTATGAGCGATGTTTGGTTACACCTTATTTTGCCTTTGTGACTCAAGCCACGCGTTTGACCGCTGGGgaggctcttattttgaaaagcgcGGACCGGCCTTTCCTGCTGCGCACGTCAAGGTTCTGGATGTGACGGACGGGAAGCAGGAACCGAGGGGCGAACCTGCGTCTATAATGAGACCGGTGCTGGGCAGCTTGGTGACGCTGCTCGGTTCATTTCGCGCGTCTCCGACAAAACTCGCCACGCGAGCAGCTGCCGCGCGTCACCTGCATAACACGGGGACGAGCATGCGGTACCAGGCGGAGCAGAGAGGACGGCCCAATTCCACCGACTACCGAATTTATTTTAGTAAGTTGGCAGTCGCCTCGCGCCCGGGTGCATCGGCTCTTCGCTACCGGGTCACCGCTGACCTTTAGGGTCCAGGCGAACTCGGAGCTCTGCGCAGGCGCGGGGTTTTCCTGGCGTTGAGGTGAAACAGGCCAATGAGGGTTCACGCGCTGTCCCGCTTGATAACGGTGAAccagcagacaggaagagacggTGCACGTGCTATCGCTTCCTTTTAGGTGGTCGCGTggacgcgcgcacgcacacacatcaccCAGTTACAGACAGTCTTGTGGGGTGCCACGTTTTAACATACTTTTGTTTGTCTAGAAACCTCTGAGGGGACGTACATTTCACCATTCCATGACATTCCCCTTATAGCAGAGGAGCATCAGGTAATGAATGACTTCCCTTTAGGTAAATGATTGAATTATTCCTAACTATAAACAAACTTAGCTCCCACACCAGTGACCAATTCTCAGGTTTAATTCTCCATCAACAGGACAGTGATGTGCCGGCCAAAAAAGCCAAGAGGGACGACAGCGAGGTACAAATGCTCAAATATTTGATCAGTTTTACAGTGAAACTCTAACAGCGTGTGTTCAATGTATGGCCTTTTGCTTTCAGGTGCTGTTCAACATGGTTGTGGAGGTGCCACGGTGGTCGAATGCTAAAATGGAGGTTTGTATACATTTGAATCTTCACTCACACGAGTGTGAACGCGTGGACGTACGTGCACTTAACAGCTCTAATTTCCAGATCGCCACAAAGGAGCCGCTGAATCCCATCAAACAAGACGTGAAGAAAGGCAAACTCCGATACGTGGCCAACATATTTCCTCACAAAGGTTACATTTGGAACTATGGAGCCCTCCCGCAGGTGACGAAATGCTTCatgatacagtaaacacaattGTTTGTCCCATGAATTCCATAATCTGTACTCTACTTTTTCATTCGGCGTTTAAAGGTTTGTTAATAAAATCAAGTGTGTCTTTTTAACTGTTCCTTCTAAAAGACTTGGGAGAACCCCAACCACTTAGACAAGAACACCCAGTGTTGTGGAGATAATGACCCCATTGATGTGTGTGACATCGGCAGTGAGGTGAGGTTGTTTGACGTGGACATAGATTATATTAAAGATGCTTTCATGAGCATGATTTGTaatttgttgttctgtttttaagGTGTGCTTCGCGGGTCAGGTGATCCAAGTGAAGGTTCTGGGCATCTTGGCCATGATCGATGAGGGGGAAATGGACTGGAAGGTCATAGCTGTCAATACTAAAGACCCAGACGCCAAAAACCTGAATAGTGAGTGTTCAGATAGGGACAGATATGACCTTAAAGTGAGCTCTTCCTGCCTACTGTGAATTTAGTCCAGGCAACTAGCGCAGCTGAGATGTGCTTAAGACAAGAATGTGCAAATGTCATGCTTAAGAGCATAAAATTGCATCTAATTGAATTTTAAAATATCCTCAGTTTTTTATGGAAGTATATTTTAGTCAGTGCAGTGCAGTCTGATTGTTTTGCTGTCTTGTTTCCTCAGACATACAGGATGTGTATAAGATGAGACCTGGTCATTTAGAGGCCACTGTCGAGTGGTTTAGAAAATATAAGGTGCCTGATGGAAAGCCTGAGAATAACTTTGGCTTCAAAGGGCAATTCCAAGACAAGGTACTGTGCCCCTTTTATACTGGCTACATACTGTGTATAGGCCCTGGCTGAGCAGGCAGCAGAATGTTCATCACAGAATTCTATGTATACATGGAGTGTATGGACTAATATTACTGGTTCTTTTAGAAAACGTATGAATTCAGGCCATAACACATGTAGCAGATAGTAGATATCTGCTAGTTAAAATGCTCTTTCGCTTTGAAAGGAAATAAAGACTTGTGCGATTTAATTTTTCCTTTGCCTTGTTAAGGACTTTGCACTTGACATCATCAAGTCCACCCATGAGCACTGGAAGGCACTAGTACAAAAGCAGAATACTGAAGGCATTGAGTGGTAAGCCAGCGAAGCTAATGCAGTATATGTACACGTTGGTCTGTGTGGCtgtaatatatactgtacgGATACACAACGAGGGAAAAACCCAGATCTTTTTTTGGTTCTCAGCAAAAATGTCTCCTGCTGTGAGAGTCCTTTTAAATGTGGCGCTGATGAAGCACGAGATGTTGTCCAATCGGTGAGAGCCATGTGTTTTTCACGATGCTAAACCAAAAAGCAGAGATCATTTCATTAGggttcatttctttatttcagGCCCCTGCGTTTGGAAGTGCCCATCCTGTGTCTCCAGAGGGTAAGAATTTAAATAGATATTATTTAAGGTCTGTGTTATTAGCTACATCTTAATGTAATTTAGtatgatttgtttttttgttgtgcagTTAACAAGTGGCATTTTGTTGAAAACCAAATGACCACATGAATACCAGCAATAACAACCTCATCTGGAGCCGTTCAGGTTCTGGCACATTTGTCATCAGATGGATTTACTTTGGTAAGGACTGAGTCTCAGTTGCATGTGAAGTGTCTACATTTGCCATTAAACAATGTACTGTAATGAAAATTGCTTTTGTTAAGTAAAGACACTaaggtgtgtttttgtcttatgTTGAGGGCaaattgtttgttgttgcttaaAATAATCAGAATCTACACAAATGTAAGTGATTTCTTTTCAATTAATCTTTAAATCTTGTCTGTTATTAGTCTGAAGGTTTTATGTTCAGATTTGTCAATTTGTAATTGCAACTACAAACAAGATGCAATTTGTATATGAAAAGTAAACAGTTTtggtataaataataaaacgaAGTCATGAACATAATAAGACTAATTTCTGTAGTTTGACATTAGAAAGTTTATATTAACTTAGAGTAACAGGTCACAtagctttaaataaatatacattttattaaaaaaaacacccacatcTCAGCAATACCAGGAATGATATAATAAACAGCTTTCAAATAGACTGCATCCAATACATTACAATACTTACAGTATTAATACCCATCCTTAATTCCATTTGTGTAGCCTACCAAACCCCAGGAGAACTAGGAAAGCCTTCAAATACATATACAGGCAAAATGTTGCACGTCTTTATTTAGTGTCTAACTGCAAATAAACCGCGTGTATCAAGTGCGAGCTTAACCATTGAGCTCAGTGCATATGTTGCACTATTTAAGCCCAGGAAGTTATTCAAGTAATGTCGAGTCACTCAAACACTCTGAAGCATCTTCAAGTATGGCTATGCTTTCAACCCGCTCTATCTTAGACACCTTGACTTTCTCAGCTCAACCTGCTACCGTGGCTGGGTTCTGTACAACGAAATTCAACATTTTAATGTAGATTTACTTTACAAAACTGGAACCGTGGGAAAAATAGGACTCCTATTGTCTGGCCGAAAGGATACTACAACTAATACAACTAATACAGggtaatatttacagtaaaggctTCCTGGATGATGTAACAATGATGGTTCTCTTAAGCTAAATGAGGAGATTTGCAGATGCTGATAGAGGAGTTGTGGGTCAATATAAGAGAACATGAGGAATTTATATCATCAAAGAATGAGTGTGTTCCtgtaatacatttttttgtatGTACAATGTGACATAATTTATTTTCAACACATTTacaatttgtttaaataaaacatttttcagtTCTTTATCACATTTTCCTGAAGAAGAAATGAAGTGCTTTCAGAAATTATTGAATTTGTAGAAGAATGGGGTGAGTTGCTACAGGAGGAATTTCATTACATAGCACATTATTTAAATCAAATAGGCGGGACAAATTAATTATACAGTTGCTTAGTGGTTATAAATACTTCTAATTGTACTGTGGGTTGATCACTGTCTTGGTATTGCCTCGTGTAAAAAGCAAAGACACAGCTTTAGCCTTCAGCCTCCAAATCATAGTTTCCCTTTAGTCAACTCAGTGCACATATGTTCAGACTACTTATAGACACGTACCTCTATCCTAAAGCACACGCAGAGGATAGTAGGGACGAATTTGTTCTTCTGTGATGTTTAGTAGACAAGAATCAATGGATTCAGGAGGCAATGGCAAGTCCCTGAATAAAGAAACTGAAGATGAATGCAGATGGTGAATATGCACAAAATTAGTTGAAAATGAAACGTGTCCCTGATTTTACAGTAATATCAAAGATTTAAGTTCAAGTAATACTTTCTAGAAGATTCGAAATCAAGAAAGTAAGAAATGAACTTGTTTGCCTTCTGATGGCATGAAGCTTG encodes the following:
- the ppa2 gene encoding inorganic pyrophosphatase 2, mitochondrial, whose amino-acid sequence is MRPVLGSLVTLLGSFRASPTKLATRAAAARHLHNTGTSMRYQAEQRGRPNSTDYRIYFKTSEGTYISPFHDIPLIAEEHQDSDVPAKKAKRDDSEVLFNMVVEVPRWSNAKMEIATKEPLNPIKQDVKKGKLRYVANIFPHKGYIWNYGALPQTWENPNHLDKNTQCCGDNDPIDVCDIGSEVCFAGQVIQVKVLGILAMIDEGEMDWKVIAVNTKDPDAKNLNNIQDVYKMRPGHLEATVEWFRKYKVPDGKPENNFGFKGQFQDKDFALDIIKSTHEHWKALVQKQNTEGIECKNVSCCESPFKCGADEARDVVQSAPAFGSAHPVSPEVNKWHFVENQMTT